In a genomic window of Syntrophorhabdus sp.:
- the glgA gene encoding glycogen synthase GlgA, which translates to MKILIASPEIFPFVKTGGLADVTGALPKALRSLGVDVRVILPKHKGIEDLGFPMKYSNHRISCQVSQSFVDAEVVESEYEGIKAYLVEKDEYYYRDYLYSTPDGDYLDNAERYIFFAKSILETIKATGFVPDVLHCNDWETALSPVFLKTIYQNDPDLSGVATLLTIHNLGYQGIFWHYDMHLLNIGWEYFTPESLEFFGHINFLKGGIIFSDILNTVSKQYSREIQTPEFGCGLDGILMKRQDDLHGIVNGIDYGDWNPGTDKSLPGRYTIEDRANKAVCKKALQQAFDLPSNPNVPLLATISRLADQKGFDLISESLEEMHGLGVQYIILGTGERKYHDLFTALAKKFPRAFSIKIAYDNKLAHLMEAGADMFLMPSRYEPCGLNQLYSLKYGTVPVVRGVGGLEDTIIDYTSYPEIGTGFKFYEYTKEAMLDTIGRALSLYRERKAWEDLVTRCMKEDFSWEKSAREYVELYRKAIAKHESSGTDR; encoded by the coding sequence ATGAAGATACTGATCGCTTCTCCCGAGATATTTCCTTTTGTGAAGACAGGCGGCCTGGCCGATGTCACGGGGGCCCTTCCGAAGGCCTTGAGGAGCCTGGGGGTCGATGTCAGGGTCATTCTCCCCAAGCACAAAGGCATAGAGGACCTCGGCTTCCCCATGAAATACTCCAACCACAGAATATCGTGCCAGGTGTCGCAGTCCTTCGTCGATGCGGAGGTCGTCGAGAGCGAGTACGAAGGCATAAAGGCCTACCTTGTCGAAAAGGACGAGTACTATTACCGTGACTACCTGTACAGTACCCCGGACGGCGACTACCTCGATAACGCCGAACGCTACATCTTCTTTGCCAAAAGCATCCTGGAGACGATCAAGGCGACGGGGTTCGTCCCCGATGTCCTCCACTGCAACGACTGGGAGACGGCCCTGTCCCCTGTCTTCCTCAAGACGATCTACCAGAATGACCCCGACTTAAGTGGCGTGGCCACTCTCCTCACCATTCACAATCTCGGCTACCAGGGAATATTCTGGCACTACGACATGCACCTGCTCAACATAGGCTGGGAATATTTCACGCCGGAATCCCTGGAGTTCTTCGGCCACATCAACTTTCTCAAGGGCGGCATCATCTTCTCCGACATCCTGAACACCGTGAGCAAGCAGTACAGCAGGGAGATCCAGACGCCGGAATTTGGATGCGGCCTCGACGGTATCCTGATGAAGCGGCAGGACGACCTCCACGGGATAGTAAACGGCATCGATTACGGGGACTGGAACCCCGGGACGGACAAATCTCTGCCGGGACGGTACACCATCGAGGACCGGGCGAACAAGGCCGTGTGCAAGAAGGCCCTTCAGCAGGCCTTCGACCTGCCCTCAAACCCGAACGTCCCGCTTCTGGCGACCATCTCACGGCTCGCCGACCAGAAAGGCTTTGACCTCATCTCCGAGTCCCTGGAAGAGATGCACGGCCTGGGTGTGCAGTATATCATCCTCGGCACGGGGGAGCGGAAATACCACGACCTCTTCACGGCCCTCGCAAAGAAGTTCCCCCGGGCTTTCTCGATAAAGATAGCCTACGACAACAAGCTGGCACACCTCATGGAGGCGGGGGCGGACATGTTCCTCATGCCTTCCCGGTACGAACCATGCGGTCTCAACCAGCTTTACAGCCTGAAGTACGGCACTGTCCCTGTCGTCAGGGGTGTGGGCGGGCTGGAGGATACGATCATCGACTATACGAGCTATCCCGAGATCGGAACGGGCTTCAAGTTCTACGAATACACCAAAGAGGCGATGCTCGACACCATCGGCAGGGCGCTTTCCCTTTACAGGGAAAGGAAGGCCTGGGAGGACCTCGTCACCCGCTGTATGAAGGAAGACTTTTCCTGGGAAAAATCGGCCCGCGAGTACGTCGAACTTTACAGGAAAGCAATTGCGAAGCATGAATCAAGCGGAACTGATCGGTAA
- a CDS encoding response regulator — MKRVRVLVVDDEENIRLLFKEELEEEDYEVETASNGMEALEKLKGVPFDVVVLDIKMPVMDGIQTLNAIKNINKDQPVILCSAYGEFKQDLSSWVSDGYVVKSADTRELKETIREILSR; from the coding sequence ATGAAAAGAGTACGGGTGCTCGTCGTAGACGACGAGGAGAATATCAGGCTTCTATTCAAGGAGGAACTGGAGGAAGAGGATTACGAGGTGGAAACCGCGTCCAATGGTATGGAGGCCCTGGAGAAGCTCAAGGGCGTACCCTTCGATGTGGTGGTCCTGGACATCAAAATGCCCGTTATGGACGGGATACAGACACTGAATGCCATTAAGAACATCAACAAGGACCAGCCCGTCATCCTCTGCTCGGCCTACGGTGAGTTCAAGCAGGACCTGTCGAGCTGGGTTTCCGACGGATACGTCGTCAAGTCGGCGGACACGCGGGAACTCAAAGAGACGATCAGGGAAATACTGAGCCGGTGA